GCTTCGTTGGAATCGGTCGGACGGCCCCATGGGGGCAGAGGGCGGAAAAAGGACAACTCCTTCGGAGCGGTGATCCGACCCGGCGAGTTTTCCGGCCTGGAAGACGCGGCCTGGGAACATCTGCCTCCGGGAGAACTTCGGGACTTCAACGGACGAGTGGTCTTCTTGCCGGAACGGGCCTTGTCTCAAGGCTTGGCATTGCCGCTTTCTCTGGGTTGGCGAGGATTCGACATGGGCCGACTGACTGGTGGAACCTTGCGGCTCAATCCCCGGTTACGGCTGCTGTTGCCGGAATACCGGTCCGGTCAAGGGATGAGCCTGGACGACGTTCGCGACCTGAGAAAGCTGCTGCAGGGCCAGAGCCTGGACTTGCCCTCGGAAGCCGCGACCGGACTTTCGAAACGTGCCGGGAGATCTTTCGGGGGACGGATCGGGCTGTACTGGCGCGGTTTGCCCCTGGGCTGGGCCACGGTCAAGGGCGGACGATGTCTATGGTCGCCAAAGTGAGCATCCACGGCGCTTTTCCTCCGGAATGGCCTGGGCGTAGGCCTGAAAGACGTCCTCGCGGTTGATCAGGCCCAGCACGTGATGGGCGGCGTCCTCCGGCGTTTCGGGCCTGATTTCGTCCCGGACCACGGGAATCTGGTCCACGTCCGCCTCCACGAAGGCCATCAGGGCCGTATACAAAGAGTCCTCGGGCCGGAGCAGCACGGGTTTGCGGGCCACGTCCTTGACCACCAGCAGATCGCACAGATCCTGTTCGTAAAGGATCGTTCGCACGTCCTGGATGGACAAGATGCCGGTGATGCGGTCGTCGCGGCCGCGCACTGGAAAGTTGAACTGGCTGGTGTTGGCGATGACGTCCATCAAGACCCTCCAGGTCGTCCCTTCCTCCAGAATGATCACCCGGCCGGGCCGGAAATGGTCCTGAACGCGCAGTTCCTCCAGGACGTTGATGGTGGCGTCCTCCCGGTGCGCGGGGGAGTCGAACTTGTTCTCGGCCTGGTGCTCGTAGAGCGAGACGTCGCGGTTGATGACCAGGCACAGGGCCGAGGCCAGCATCAGCGGGGCCAGCAGGCCGTAGCTTTGGGTGATCTCGCAGACCATGATCAGCGGGCCCACCGCGGCGTTGGCCACCCCGGCGAAAAACGCGGCCATGCCCACTAGGACGTAGCCTCCGGGCTGCGTGACCACGCCTGGAAGCAGGAAATGGCCGACCTGCCCCACCACCCCGCCGCACATCCCACCCACGAACAGGGCCGGGGCGAACATCCCGCCGCTCATGCCCGAACCCAAGGTGATGGACGTGGCCAGGGTCTTGCCGAGAAATACGGCCAGCATCACCACCAGGGACAATTGGCCCAGCACGGCCATTTCCAGCCAGCCGTAGCCGTCGCTGAGCACGGGCGGAAAGACGACCCCCAGCATGCCCACCAGCAGACCGCCCAGCCCCATGGACCAGATCAGCCCGGCGCGTTGCCGGACATGCTCGAACACGGTGCGCTTGATGAAGAAGAACGTGGAGAGGTAGGCGCGCCCGGCCAGGGCGCAAACCAGGGCCAGGACGATGTAGAATGGCAGCTCCTGGGCGCTCTGGAAGCGGAAGTCCGGGGTTTCCAGCATGGGCACGGCGCCGAAGAACAGGGTGAACAGGGAGTAGGCCGTAACCGAGGAGATCAGGGCCGGCAGGATGGCTTCGGCCTCGAAGTCTTCCCGGTAGAGCACCTCCACCGCGGTGATCGCCCCGCCCAAGGGGGCCCGGAAAACCGCGCCCAGTCCGCCGGCCGCGCCGGAAAGCAGCAGGATGCGCCGCTCCTTGGCGCTCAAGCCGAGGCCTTCAGCCAGCAGGGAGCCGAAACAGCCCCCGAGCTGGGCCATGGGGCCTTCCCGTCCGGCGCTACCCCCGCTGGCGATGGTCAGCACCGCTGTGGCGCTTTTGATCAGGGTCGCGCGCAGGGGCATGTGGCCGTCCTGGCGGTGGAAGGCTTTGATCATGGCGTCCGTGCCGTCCGTGCCCCCGGACATGGGTTCCGGAATCCAGCGGCTGACCAGGATTCCGGTCAGCACCCCCACGGAAGCGGTGAGCATGGGGACCAGCCAGGGGCGGTACGTCCCCGGCTCGCCGTGAAAGAGATCCTCGCCCGAGGGCAGGGGCAGGTCCAGCCCGGCCAGATGCACCAGAAACAGATGACGCAGCCCCTCCAGACTGACGAAGAACAGCACCGCCGCGGCCCCGAGCAGCCCGGCCAGCAGGCCCAGCAAAACCCACCGCGCCGACCCGCCCCGGCCCTCGGCATGGATGAAGTGGACCCATCTCCGGAAGTGCGGCTCAAGAAAAGACATGGGTTGGGGGTCAGACGCACTGCCGGGCTTCCACCAAATGGGCCTCCGGGGAGCCGAGAATGCGGCGGGC
This genomic stretch from Desulfonatronum sp. SC1 harbors:
- a CDS encoding chloride channel protein; translation: MSFLEPHFRRWVHFIHAEGRGGSARWVLLGLLAGLLGAAAVLFFVSLEGLRHLFLVHLAGLDLPLPSGEDLFHGEPGTYRPWLVPMLTASVGVLTGILVSRWIPEPMSGGTDGTDAMIKAFHRQDGHMPLRATLIKSATAVLTIASGGSAGREGPMAQLGGCFGSLLAEGLGLSAKERRILLLSGAAGGLGAVFRAPLGGAITAVEVLYREDFEAEAILPALISSVTAYSLFTLFFGAVPMLETPDFRFQSAQELPFYIVLALVCALAGRAYLSTFFFIKRTVFEHVRQRAGLIWSMGLGGLLVGMLGVVFPPVLSDGYGWLEMAVLGQLSLVVMLAVFLGKTLATSITLGSGMSGGMFAPALFVGGMCGGVVGQVGHFLLPGVVTQPGGYVLVGMAAFFAGVANAAVGPLIMVCEITQSYGLLAPLMLASALCLVINRDVSLYEHQAENKFDSPAHREDATINVLEELRVQDHFRPGRVIILEEGTTWRVLMDVIANTSQFNFPVRGRDDRITGILSIQDVRTILYEQDLCDLLVVKDVARKPVLLRPEDSLYTALMAFVEADVDQIPVVRDEIRPETPEDAAHHVLGLINREDVFQAYAQAIPEEKRRGCSLWRP